From the Halorhabdus utahensis DSM 12940 genome, one window contains:
- a CDS encoding DUF6276 family protein — MHCPDCDTRMLAFAVPADLRDYLPGEQPGAAICPRCLQLRPATDPPEAVPDFRQIDDSFPAQSAAAIPMALVVGLLSSLAIHRQEISALLERVEHAGVDPLLVVDRLSVADGVETEIDLEGRRRQLEQLL, encoded by the coding sequence ATGCACTGTCCGGACTGTGACACCCGGATGCTCGCGTTCGCCGTCCCGGCCGACTTGCGGGACTATCTCCCGGGAGAGCAACCCGGTGCGGCGATCTGTCCCCGGTGTCTCCAGCTCAGGCCGGCCACCGACCCGCCCGAGGCGGTCCCCGATTTCCGGCAGATAGACGATTCCTTCCCGGCCCAGTCAGCGGCTGCGATCCCGATGGCTCTCGTCGTCGGCCTGCTCTCGTCGCTCGCGATTCACCGCCAGGAGATCTCCGCCCTGCTCGAACGCGTCGAACACGCGGGTGTCGACCCGCTGCTCGTCGTCGACCGGCTATCGGTCGCCGACGGCGTCGAGACCGAGATCGATCTCGAGGGACGACGCAGACAACTCGAACAACTGCTGTGA
- a CDS encoding DUF433 domain-containing protein: MGIVRDPDHSDGTPTVEGTGIRVKDIASAYEHSGYDPDEITQLYPDLALADVHRALAYYYDHIEDFRSPSSEQATA, from the coding sequence ATGGGAATCGTTCGAGACCCCGACCACAGTGATGGCACGCCGACGGTCGAGGGAACAGGGATCCGGGTGAAGGATATCGCCTCGGCGTACGAACACAGCGGCTACGATCCGGACGAGATCACGCAACTGTACCCCGATCTCGCGCTCGCAGATGTCCATCGAGCACTGGCGTACTATTACGACCACATCGAGGACTTCCGATCGCCGTCTTCGGAGCAAGCGACCGCATGA
- a CDS encoding NAD(P)-dependent alcohol dehydrogenase, translating into MQTAVLTEDLEFEFEERERPTPASDEVLVEMTDVGICKSDVHYWEHGKIGEYVVEDPLLLGHESAGVIAAVGDDVEGLDIGDRVALEPGIVCGTCEHCRRGEYNLCPNVDFMATPPFDGAFAEYVVWPANLAHVLPDSVSQVEGALCEPFAVGLHATRRGSVGHGDTVAILGGGTVGSVTMEAARAAGATDIIVADIVDSKLERAEEHGADATVNVREGDFAATVDEYTDGRGADVVFEATDSEPDVEALIDAARRGGTVVMIGLADEATVEVDALEIITNELDVLGSFRDANRYGPAIDLLAEGAADIEWIADFTEPLANVKEAFERAHDDDDAIKGMISIGE; encoded by the coding sequence ATGCAGACGGCAGTCCTCACTGAAGATCTCGAGTTCGAGTTCGAGGAGCGCGAGCGACCGACGCCGGCGAGCGACGAGGTGCTCGTCGAGATGACCGACGTCGGGATCTGCAAGTCCGACGTCCACTACTGGGAGCACGGCAAGATCGGCGAGTACGTCGTCGAGGACCCGCTCCTGCTTGGCCACGAGAGCGCGGGCGTCATTGCCGCGGTCGGCGACGACGTCGAGGGACTCGATATCGGCGACCGCGTCGCACTCGAACCGGGCATCGTCTGTGGCACGTGCGAGCACTGTCGTCGCGGCGAGTACAACCTCTGTCCGAACGTCGACTTCATGGCCACGCCGCCCTTTGACGGCGCGTTCGCGGAGTACGTCGTCTGGCCGGCCAATCTCGCACACGTCCTCCCCGACAGTGTCTCCCAGGTCGAGGGCGCGCTGTGTGAACCCTTCGCGGTCGGTCTCCACGCGACCCGTCGCGGGAGCGTCGGCCATGGCGATACCGTCGCAATCTTGGGCGGCGGGACCGTCGGCTCGGTCACGATGGAGGCCGCCAGGGCCGCAGGCGCGACGGACATCATCGTCGCGGACATCGTCGACAGCAAGCTTGAACGTGCGGAGGAACACGGCGCGGACGCGACGGTCAACGTTCGCGAGGGTGACTTCGCCGCGACGGTCGATGAGTACACCGACGGCCGGGGAGCCGACGTGGTCTTCGAGGCGACGGATTCCGAACCCGATGTCGAAGCGCTGATTGACGCGGCCCGCCGCGGTGGAACGGTCGTCATGATCGGTCTCGCCGACGAGGCGACCGTCGAGGTCGACGCCTTAGAGATCATCACCAACGAACTCGACGTGCTGGGTTCGTTCCGGGACGCCAACCGCTACGGCCCGGCGATCGACCTGCTGGCCGAGGGTGCCGCCGACATCGAGTGGATCGCCGACTTCACCGAGCCGCTTGCCAACGTCAAGGAAGCCTTCGAGCGCGCCCACGATGACGACGATGCGATCAAGGGCATGATCTCGATCGGGGAGTAG
- a CDS encoding NAD(P) transhydrogenase subunit alpha has protein sequence MSLVTNLTLFVLAAFLGYEIITQIPTNLHTPLMSGANAISGITLLGSVLVAGSGETTLATVLGFLAVVMATINVVGGYLVSHFMLAEFNRGGR, from the coding sequence ATGAGTCTCGTCACCAACCTCACGCTGTTCGTGCTCGCGGCCTTTCTGGGCTACGAGATCATCACCCAGATCCCGACGAACCTCCACACCCCGCTGATGTCCGGCGCGAACGCCATCTCGGGGATCACGTTGCTGGGTTCGGTCCTGGTCGCCGGGTCTGGCGAGACAACGCTGGCAACAGTCCTGGGCTTTCTGGCGGTCGTGATGGCGACGATCAACGTCGTCGGCGGCTACCTCGTGAGCCACTTCATGCTCGCCGAGTTCAACCGGGGTGGACGCTAG
- a CDS encoding NAD(P)(+) transhydrogenase (Re/Si-specific) subunit beta has protein sequence MADGVLGSLPPAAIELAYLAAAILFIQGLRDMTHPRTAERGNKLSSGGMVLAVLATVLYFEILSPLLLAAALLIGGSIGVWLAVSVETTEMPQLVGLFNGFGGGASAVVAGAELIDTVDPATTATLTADLTVSAAIAGIIGSATLFGSLVAAGKLHGLVGDPPISGTAGQVLQGLFLVGAVVAGAFLVVQTGPLGGEPLSAWLPSYWVLVAGASLFGIILVYPIGGADMPVVIALLNSMSGLAAATTGFVLNNTALIVAGTLVGAAGLILTFIMCESMNRPLLDVLFGSMGGDSGEDVEDIYEGNITETSPEEVEMLLEVAERVVVVPGYGMAVAQAQHAVAELAELLEEDGVDVEFGIHPVAGRMPGHMNALLAEADVPYDKMRELDVVNPKFSQTDLVIVTGANDVVNPSANEDEDSPIAGMPVLEVWDAGTVVVNKRSLSSGFAGIPNPLFAKDNTSMLFGDAQASMQDLVSAYKENR, from the coding sequence ATGGCCGACGGCGTGCTCGGGAGCCTCCCGCCGGCGGCGATCGAGCTTGCATATCTGGCCGCGGCGATCCTGTTCATCCAGGGGCTGCGGGACATGACCCACCCGCGGACGGCCGAACGGGGGAACAAGCTCTCCTCGGGTGGAATGGTTCTGGCCGTCCTGGCGACGGTGCTTTACTTCGAGATCCTCTCGCCGCTGTTGCTGGCCGCAGCGCTCCTGATCGGCGGCTCGATCGGCGTCTGGCTCGCCGTCAGCGTCGAGACCACGGAGATGCCACAGTTGGTCGGGCTGTTCAACGGGTTCGGCGGCGGGGCCTCGGCAGTGGTCGCCGGGGCCGAACTGATCGATACGGTCGACCCGGCGACGACCGCCACGCTGACGGCTGATCTGACAGTCTCGGCGGCGATCGCGGGCATCATCGGCTCGGCGACGCTGTTCGGCAGCCTCGTCGCCGCCGGGAAGCTCCACGGGCTGGTCGGCGACCCGCCCATCAGCGGGACCGCCGGGCAGGTACTCCAGGGACTCTTCCTCGTCGGTGCCGTCGTGGCGGGGGCGTTCCTGGTGGTCCAGACGGGGCCGCTGGGCGGCGAGCCGCTGTCGGCGTGGCTCCCGTCCTACTGGGTGCTGGTGGCCGGTGCCTCGCTGTTCGGCATCATCCTGGTGTACCCGATCGGCGGCGCGGACATGCCGGTCGTGATCGCCCTCCTGAACTCGATGTCCGGACTCGCGGCGGCGACGACCGGCTTCGTCCTGAACAACACGGCGCTGATCGTCGCGGGGACCCTGGTCGGCGCGGCCGGCCTCATCCTCACGTTCATCATGTGTGAGTCGATGAACCGCCCGCTACTGGACGTGCTCTTCGGGTCCATGGGCGGCGACAGCGGCGAAGACGTCGAGGATATCTACGAGGGTAACATCACCGAGACCTCGCCCGAGGAGGTCGAAATGCTGCTCGAAGTCGCCGAGCGGGTCGTCGTCGTGCCGGGCTACGGCATGGCGGTCGCCCAGGCCCAGCACGCCGTCGCGGAACTCGCCGAACTCTTAGAGGAGGACGGCGTCGACGTGGAGTTCGGCATCCATCCCGTCGCGGGCCGGATGCCCGGCCACATGAACGCGCTGCTGGCAGAAGCTGACGTGCCCTACGACAAGATGCGGGAACTTGATGTGGTCAACCCGAAATTCTCCCAGACCGACCTGGTGATCGTCACCGGGGCCAACGACGTGGTTAACCCCTCGGCCAACGAGGACGAGGACAGCCCGATCGCGGGCATGCCCGTCCTTGAAGTCTGGGATGCCGGGACCGTCGTGGTCAACAAGCGCAGTCTGAGTTCCGGCTTCGCTGGCATTCCCAATCCGCTGTTCGCCAAGGACAACACGAGCATGCTGTTTGGCGACGCCCAGGCGTCGATGCAGGACCTCGTCAGCGCGTACAAGGAAAACCGGTAG
- the argS gene encoding arginine--tRNA ligase, whose translation MFLTFRDEVEVALSEALSALDLPSDDLGIERPPEDVPAVLASSAAYRLADVAGAPPPKIAADIASEIDPAEYDYVGSVQTQGPYVNFLPSDRYFEGTLEAAQAADYGTLEDTGDSVVVEHTSANPTGPVHVGRARNPIVGDALARVLEYAGNDVERHYYVNDAGRQIAVFTWAYETFDESDLPEPERESPEYEMVRYYRAANDYLEEASESEQEAAEDEIGAILQGLEEGDEETYERVSEVVDTVLGGMRETLGRLPAEFDEFVKETRFMRDGSTDDLVDRLKELDAAVFEEDAWQLDLPDFEKNLVFLRSDGTSLYTTRDLAHHEWKFDNFDRAVTVLGEDHKLQADQLSSTLDLLGHDTDRLQQVFYSWVNLPEGGMSTREGTGVDLDDLLDEAIDRAREEVEDRLEDRQRSDDLDGADVERIAHQVGIGAVRYDVVAKQPTKGITFEWDRALDFEAQSAPYVQYVHARCCGIIDEGKDAGYEVPETVSAATLTTEAERDLLRAIARFPGVIEQAAEELRPHVVATYTRDIAEAFNTFYRECPVLDADPETRAARLALVAAARTTVANALDALGVEAPNSM comes from the coding sequence ATGTTCCTGACATTCCGCGACGAGGTCGAGGTCGCACTGTCCGAGGCGCTCTCGGCGCTCGACCTGCCGAGTGACGATCTGGGGATCGAACGCCCCCCGGAAGACGTCCCGGCCGTCCTGGCGTCCAGCGCTGCCTATCGACTCGCCGACGTGGCGGGCGCACCGCCACCGAAGATCGCCGCCGACATCGCGAGCGAGATCGACCCAGCCGAGTACGACTACGTGGGAAGCGTCCAGACCCAGGGCCCCTACGTCAACTTCCTGCCGAGCGATCGCTACTTCGAAGGGACGCTCGAAGCCGCCCAGGCAGCGGACTACGGCACGCTCGAAGACACCGGCGACTCTGTCGTCGTCGAGCACACCAGCGCCAACCCGACCGGCCCGGTCCACGTCGGCCGGGCGCGCAACCCCATCGTGGGGGACGCACTGGCTCGCGTGCTGGAATACGCCGGCAACGACGTCGAACGCCACTACTACGTCAACGACGCCGGCCGCCAGATCGCGGTCTTCACCTGGGCCTACGAGACTTTCGACGAAAGCGACCTCCCCGAACCCGAGCGTGAGTCCCCCGAGTACGAGATGGTGCGGTACTACCGGGCGGCTAACGATTACCTTGAGGAAGCCAGCGAGTCGGAGCAGGAAGCCGCCGAGGACGAGATCGGGGCGATCCTCCAGGGCTTAGAGGAGGGCGACGAGGAGACCTACGAGCGCGTGAGCGAGGTCGTCGATACGGTTCTGGGCGGGATGCGCGAGACCCTCGGACGGCTGCCCGCCGAGTTCGACGAGTTCGTCAAGGAGACGCGGTTCATGCGCGACGGGTCGACCGACGACCTCGTCGATCGCCTCAAGGAACTCGACGCCGCCGTCTTCGAGGAGGATGCCTGGCAACTCGACCTGCCGGACTTCGAGAAGAACCTCGTCTTCCTCCGGTCGGACGGGACCTCGCTGTACACCACGCGGGATCTCGCCCACCACGAGTGGAAGTTCGATAACTTCGACCGGGCGGTGACGGTGCTCGGCGAGGATCACAAACTCCAGGCCGATCAGCTCTCTTCGACGCTGGATCTGCTGGGCCACGACACCGACCGCCTCCAGCAGGTCTTCTACTCGTGGGTCAACCTGCCCGAGGGCGGCATGAGTACCCGTGAGGGAACCGGCGTCGATCTGGACGACTTGCTCGACGAGGCGATCGACCGCGCCCGCGAGGAGGTCGAGGACCGCCTCGAGGACCGCCAGCGGAGCGACGACCTCGACGGGGCGGACGTCGAGCGGATCGCCCACCAGGTCGGGATCGGGGCCGTCCGGTACGATGTCGTTGCCAAACAGCCCACGAAGGGCATCACCTTCGAGTGGGACCGGGCGCTGGACTTCGAGGCCCAGTCGGCGCCCTACGTCCAGTATGTCCACGCCCGCTGCTGTGGCATCATCGACGAGGGGAAAGATGCCGGCTACGAGGTGCCCGAGACGGTGAGTGCGGCGACGCTGACCACTGAGGCGGAACGCGACTTGCTCCGTGCGATCGCGCGGTTCCCCGGCGTGATCGAGCAGGCGGCCGAGGAGCTCCGGCCACACGTCGTCGCGACGTACACCCGCGACATCGCCGAAGCGTTCAACACCTTCTACCGAGAATGTCCCGTGCTCGACGCCGACCCGGAGACACGGGCGGCGCGGCTGGCGCTGGTGGCCGCGGCGCGGACCACGGTCGCCAACGCACTCGACGCGCTCGGCGTTGAGGCACCGAACTCGATGTAG
- a CDS encoding Re/Si-specific NAD(P)(+) transhydrogenase subunit alpha, protein MIVGVPTASGNETRVAVVPSVAEDLVEDGHEVLIEAGAGETAGFADEDYDDAGCDVLGDRDAVFDGAEVIFEVEALGAIEGSDAGVYSEGQTVIGLLGPYDVSDEVLETLAERQVSAFALELIPRISRAQSMDALSSMANLAGYKAMVQAASELDKLVPMQMTAAGTVQPADVFVIGAGVAGLQAITTADRLGASVRAYDIRPEAAEEIESVGADFVELDVHADDAADEEGHAQEMDEAFYRKQRAQLAEVVAEADVVITTAAVPGGPAPRLVTEDAVAAMDHGSVVVDLAADGGGNCDVTQPDERVEYEGVTVFGPTNLPSTLPRTASELYANNLRNLFELLVEEGELTIDIDDEIVDATLLTHDGTVRAPHEDESDGDDSMDGEEGATNADDEHGDDTNAETQDAPTDGGNDV, encoded by the coding sequence ATGATCGTGGGCGTCCCGACCGCGTCCGGCAATGAGACGCGCGTCGCAGTGGTCCCGTCAGTGGCTGAAGATCTCGTCGAAGACGGCCACGAGGTCCTCATCGAGGCGGGAGCGGGCGAAACCGCCGGGTTCGCGGACGAAGACTACGACGACGCGGGCTGTGATGTCCTCGGCGACCGGGACGCGGTGTTCGACGGTGCCGAAGTCATTTTCGAGGTGGAAGCACTCGGCGCTATCGAAGGCAGCGATGCCGGGGTCTACAGCGAGGGCCAGACCGTCATCGGCCTGCTTGGCCCCTACGACGTCTCGGACGAGGTTCTGGAGACTCTGGCCGAACGGCAGGTTAGCGCGTTCGCCCTCGAACTCATCCCGCGGATCAGCCGCGCCCAGAGCATGGACGCGCTGTCGTCGATGGCCAACCTCGCGGGCTACAAAGCGATGGTGCAGGCCGCAAGCGAACTCGACAAGCTCGTGCCGATGCAGATGACCGCGGCGGGAACCGTCCAGCCCGCCGATGTCTTCGTGATCGGCGCAGGCGTCGCCGGCCTCCAGGCGATCACCACCGCCGACCGACTCGGGGCGTCTGTCCGGGCCTACGATATCCGGCCCGAAGCCGCCGAGGAGATCGAGAGCGTCGGGGCCGACTTCGTGGAACTCGATGTTCACGCCGACGACGCCGCCGACGAGGAGGGCCACGCCCAGGAGATGGACGAGGCGTTCTACCGGAAACAGCGCGCCCAACTCGCCGAGGTCGTCGCCGAGGCCGACGTCGTCATCACGACGGCGGCGGTCCCGGGTGGACCGGCCCCCCGACTCGTCACGGAAGACGCCGTCGCCGCAATGGATCACGGCTCGGTCGTCGTCGACCTCGCAGCCGACGGCGGCGGTAACTGCGATGTCACCCAACCCGACGAACGAGTCGAGTACGAAGGGGTCACGGTCTTTGGGCCGACGAACCTGCCCTCGACGCTGCCCCGGACGGCGAGTGAGCTGTACGCCAACAATCTCCGGAATCTCTTCGAGCTTCTGGTCGAGGAGGGCGAGTTGACGATCGACATCGACGACGAGATCGTCGACGCGACGCTGCTCACCCACGACGGGACGGTCAGAGCCCCCCACGAGGACGAGTCCGACGGGGACGATTCGATGGATGGCGAGGAGGGAGCCACTAACGCGGACGACGAGCACGGTGACGACACGAATGCAGAGACACAGGACGCACCGACGGACGGAGGGAACGATGTGTAA
- a CDS encoding MinD/ParA family ATP-binding protein: MTGHVFTVAGGKGGVGKTTTAVNVGVALEDAGYDVVVVDADLGMANLAAMVDVEYDSSLHEVLAERAAVSDTLTEAPGGLTVVPGEQSLEAFADADPAKLRKVIKTLSNAYDVVLIDTGAGLSHEATVPLGLSDSVLLVTTPDTVAVGDANKTAGLAERVDGEVIGSILTRATGPEDVELVAEDLGADLLAIVPEDSEATTDEPLVLNSPDSPAAEAYRRLGEILEDILIGEPARSIDEQDTVWFPSEDEAADEEEADEDEESGGVFGVFGR; encoded by the coding sequence ATGACGGGGCACGTCTTCACTGTCGCAGGCGGCAAGGGTGGGGTCGGGAAGACGACGACGGCCGTCAACGTCGGTGTCGCACTCGAGGACGCCGGCTACGACGTCGTCGTCGTCGACGCCGACCTCGGCATGGCGAACCTCGCGGCGATGGTCGACGTCGAGTACGACAGCAGCCTCCACGAGGTCCTCGCCGAGCGCGCCGCTGTCAGCGACACTCTGACCGAAGCACCAGGTGGATTAACGGTCGTTCCCGGCGAGCAGAGCCTTGAGGCCTTCGCCGACGCCGATCCCGCGAAACTCCGGAAGGTCATCAAGACGCTGAGCAACGCCTACGACGTGGTGTTGATCGACACCGGCGCGGGATTGAGCCACGAGGCGACAGTTCCACTGGGGTTGTCCGACAGCGTTCTGCTGGTCACGACGCCCGACACCGTCGCGGTCGGCGACGCGAACAAGACCGCCGGGCTGGCCGAGCGTGTCGACGGCGAGGTCATCGGGTCGATCCTGACGCGAGCGACCGGCCCGGAGGACGTCGAACTCGTCGCCGAGGATCTCGGCGCGGACCTACTCGCCATCGTCCCCGAAGACTCCGAGGCGACGACCGACGAACCGCTGGTACTCAACTCCCCCGATAGCCCCGCCGCGGAGGCCTACCGGCGGCTCGGTGAGATACTTGAGGACATCCTCATCGGCGAACCTGCCAGGTCGATCGACGAACAGGACACCGTCTGGTTCCCGAGCGAGGACGAAGCGGCCGACGAGGAGGAAGCGGACGAGGACGAGGAATCCGGCGGCGTCTTCGGCGTCTTCGGTCGCTGA
- the prf1 gene encoding peptide chain release factor aRF-1, translated as MSSQEGHEGQTDRQKYEFRKVIEELEDFDGSGTQLVTIYVPDDTQISDVVAHVTQEHSEASNIKSKDTRTNVQDALKSIKDRLRYYDNKPPENGLVLFSGAVDTGGGRTDMITRVLESPPQPVQSFRYHCDSDFLLEPLEGMLEDKGLFGLIVLDRREANVGWLRGKRVDPVKSASSLVPGKQRKGGQSAQRFARLRLEAIDNFYQEVAGMANDLFVPERHDLDGILVGGPSPTKDEFLDGDYLHHEIGDMVLGKFDVAYTDESGLHDLVDAAEEVLAEREMLQDKQVMERFFKELHDGDLATYGFDQTRQNLMMGSVEQLLISEDLRKDAVTYECANDHEEHELVDRSAETPEHTCSTCSETVETGEREDAIEHLIGIAEQRGTETVFVSTDFEKGEQLLTAFGGVAGILRYSTGV; from the coding sequence ATGAGTAGCCAGGAAGGACATGAGGGGCAGACAGACCGCCAGAAGTACGAGTTCCGGAAGGTGATCGAGGAACTCGAAGACTTTGACGGGTCCGGCACACAGCTGGTGACGATCTACGTCCCCGACGACACCCAGATCAGCGACGTCGTGGCTCACGTGACCCAGGAACACAGTGAAGCCAGCAACATCAAGTCAAAGGACACCCGGACGAACGTCCAAGACGCCCTGAAGTCGATCAAGGACCGGCTCCGGTATTACGACAACAAGCCGCCGGAGAACGGTCTCGTGCTGTTCTCCGGGGCCGTCGACACCGGCGGTGGCCGGACGGACATGATCACTCGCGTCCTGGAGAGCCCACCCCAGCCCGTCCAGTCCTTCAGATACCACTGTGACTCGGATTTCCTGCTCGAACCACTGGAGGGTATGCTCGAAGACAAGGGGCTGTTCGGCCTGATCGTCCTCGACCGGCGAGAGGCCAACGTCGGGTGGCTCCGGGGCAAGCGTGTCGATCCGGTGAAGTCCGCCTCCTCGCTCGTGCCGGGCAAACAGCGCAAAGGTGGCCAGTCCGCACAGCGCTTCGCCCGGTTGCGGCTGGAGGCGATCGACAACTTCTATCAAGAAGTCGCCGGCATGGCCAACGACCTGTTCGTTCCCGAGCGACACGACCTCGACGGGATTCTCGTAGGCGGCCCCTCGCCGACGAAAGACGAGTTCTTAGACGGCGATTACCTCCATCACGAGATCGGGGACATGGTCCTGGGGAAGTTCGACGTCGCCTACACCGACGAGTCGGGCCTTCACGACCTCGTCGACGCCGCCGAGGAGGTCCTGGCCGAACGCGAGATGCTCCAGGACAAGCAGGTCATGGAGCGCTTTTTCAAGGAACTCCACGACGGCGATCTGGCGACCTACGGGTTCGACCAGACCCGCCAGAACCTCATGATGGGGTCGGTCGAGCAACTCCTCATCAGCGAGGACCTCCGGAAGGACGCCGTCACCTACGAGTGTGCGAACGACCACGAGGAACACGAACTCGTCGATCGGAGCGCCGAGACGCCGGAACACACCTGTTCGACCTGCAGCGAAACCGTCGAGACCGGCGAGCGCGAGGACGCTATCGAGCATCTGATCGGGATCGCCGAACAGCGGGGGACAGAGACGGTCTTCGTCTCGACTGACTTCGAGAAGGGCGAGCAGTTGCTGACGGCCTTCGGCGGCGTCGCCGGCATTCTGCGGTACTCGACGGGCGTCTGA
- the twy1 gene encoding 4-demethylwyosine synthase TYW1, with protein MSDDTRQVTDPDYHSEGHTAAQTCGWTDNALRGEGRCYKYAFYGIRSHQCIQMTPVVRCNERCVFCWRDHAGHTYELDDVEWDDPEAVVDASIDLQRKLLSGYGGNDDVPRERFEEAMEPRHVAISLDGEPTLYPHLPELIEAFHDRGITTFLVSNGTDPEMLAECDPTQLYVSVDAADRRTFDDVVKAVEDDAWDRLIDTLDVLAAKDDTRTVLRTTLIDGYNMARPAWYAAVADRADVDFYELKAYMHVGHSRGRLDRSSMPDHDDVLSFTEAVGEFLPAHDVIKESADSRVAMLAREEDTWVEKLAPDSDFWEEGTTTGWTPKGGRS; from the coding sequence ATGAGCGACGACACTCGCCAGGTCACCGATCCCGACTACCACAGCGAGGGCCACACCGCGGCCCAGACCTGCGGGTGGACTGACAACGCCCTCCGGGGGGAAGGCCGCTGTTATAAGTACGCCTTCTACGGAATTCGCTCGCACCAATGTATCCAGATGACGCCGGTCGTCCGGTGCAACGAGCGGTGTGTCTTCTGCTGGCGCGATCACGCCGGCCACACCTACGAACTCGACGATGTCGAGTGGGACGACCCGGAGGCAGTCGTCGACGCCTCGATCGACCTCCAGCGCAAGCTCCTCTCGGGCTATGGCGGCAACGACGACGTCCCGCGCGAGCGCTTCGAGGAGGCCATGGAACCCCGTCACGTTGCAATTTCCCTCGACGGCGAGCCCACCTTGTACCCCCACCTGCCCGAACTCATCGAGGCCTTTCACGATCGCGGGATCACGACCTTCCTCGTCTCGAACGGAACGGACCCGGAGATGCTCGCGGAGTGTGATCCCACCCAGCTGTACGTCTCCGTCGACGCCGCCGACCGCCGGACGTTCGACGACGTCGTCAAAGCTGTCGAGGACGACGCCTGGGATCGCCTGATCGACACGCTGGACGTCCTCGCCGCGAAGGACGACACCCGGACGGTCCTCCGGACGACGCTGATCGACGGCTACAACATGGCCCGGCCAGCGTGGTACGCCGCGGTGGCCGATCGCGCGGACGTCGACTTCTACGAGTTGAAGGCCTACATGCACGTCGGCCACTCCCGCGGGCGGCTGGATCGGTCGTCGATGCCCGACCACGACGATGTCCTGTCCTTCACCGAGGCTGTCGGCGAGTTCCTGCCCGCCCACGACGTCATCAAGGAGTCGGCGGACTCCCGGGTCGCGATGCTCGCCCGCGAGGAAGACACCTGGGTCGAGAAACTCGCGCCCGACAGCGACTTCTGGGAGGAGGGGACGACGACTGGCTGGACGCCGAAGGGCGGTCGGTCGTGA
- a CDS encoding RNA ligase partner protein, with product MAERPLKQRFVLDTSVFITPEIREDDEEIEEAVGRLLDLVAEAKLEHNISCYMPPSINDELTTMLEDRDVSDETIAKLNTWVITKSPAQYELMIPAEIVYGFIDEMSERVNRGLRVSEKAVRKAEQSRDDPATDNEHMSEVDQVISDLRDEYRRALRQGVLDSREDFDLLILARELEAGVVTEDTGIINWAEDFGLRYLRGRSFPSLLEEYLAAGKRIE from the coding sequence ATGGCCGAACGTCCGCTGAAACAGCGATTCGTCCTCGACACGTCGGTGTTCATCACCCCGGAGATCCGAGAGGACGACGAGGAGATCGAGGAAGCGGTCGGTCGCCTGCTCGACCTCGTCGCGGAGGCGAAGCTCGAACACAACATCTCGTGTTACATGCCGCCGTCGATCAACGACGAGCTGACGACGATGCTCGAAGATCGGGACGTCAGCGATGAGACGATCGCGAAACTCAACACCTGGGTCATCACGAAGAGCCCGGCCCAGTACGAACTCATGATTCCGGCCGAAATCGTCTACGGCTTCATCGACGAGATGAGCGAACGCGTCAACCGCGGCCTCCGGGTCTCCGAAAAGGCCGTCCGCAAGGCCGAGCAGTCCCGCGACGACCCGGCGACCGACAACGAACACATGAGCGAGGTCGACCAGGTCATCTCGGATCTCCGGGACGAGTACCGACGGGCGCTCCGGCAGGGCGTGCTCGACTCCAGGGAGGACTTCGATTTGCTGATCCTCGCCCGCGAACTCGAAGCGGGCGTCGTCACCGAAGACACTGGTATCATCAACTGGGCGGAGGACTTCGGCCTGCGGTACCTGCGGGGGCGGTCGTTCCCGTCGCTGCTCGAGGAGTATTTAGCGGCGGGCAAACGCATCGAGTGA